The Gouania willdenowi chromosome 22, fGouWil2.1, whole genome shotgun sequence nucleotide sequence caaataataatggcttggatttatatagtgctttttttgaGGAGACATAAATCatgtacagaaaccattattcattcacttcagtcactcacatcagtcatacctgTGGTGGTAAGCtccaatgtagccacagctgccctggggcatactgacagaagtgtggctgTCCTATTTTCCTACGGCCCctttgaccaccaccaacattcatgcacaattcatacccattcatacgaggcaatgtgggtaaagtgccttgcccaaggacacaacgacaatgtctcggatagagcgggattcgaacccctaacccttcgattattggacgacccactctaccattGAGCAACGTTTATAGATGTtgctgcaactacatcaaaagTCATGGCATATATCAACTTGATGTGTCAACGTATCTCCATGTGTTCCTATGACAGTTTGGTTTTTTGTCTTATCCACTTGCTGCTGGATACCACCCATTGGCCAAATGAGTAACACTCCCTCTTTTTCCTCAGATCAAGGTGAACAACTTTGATGCTGCCATTGTAAATGTTGAGAAAGGGGAGATGATCGCACTGTGCAAACCGCAACACATTTCATGCATTACTTGCATTGCATTACACTGCATGGGTACGCGCCAACAAGCGTTATGTAATCAACCACACCACTTCTACCTGGGCCAACCCAATAAAGCGTGCCATATTTGGTACACTTCCACTCATGCTAGCCAAACAATCCGCACTTGAGGTAAAAAACTTATTGGCCCTTGTTAAGGACATTGTACCTGATGTCAGCAGATCTAAGCAAACATCCCAGGAAACATCAAACTACTTAATGATGGTTGACCTTTGACTCCTAAAAGAGCGACCATCTTGTCTCCTTAAATTACTACtggataaattaaattattgccCCTTTTGCTGCTGGATACCACAATGTGGCCAAATGCGTAACACTCCCCCTTTTCCTCAGACCAAGGTGAACAACTTTGATGTCACTTTTGCAAAAGTCGTGAAAGGGATATTCGGACTGTGCATACCTCATCACCACAGGTCATGTGTTACGTAAGCAACCCTGCATGGGTATGAAGTGTGCCGGACTTGGTACACTACCACTCATGCTAGCCAAACAATCCGCACTTAAAGTGACAAACTTGCCTCCTGTAAGTACGCCCTTGTTAGCGACATTGTAGCTGATGTTAGTTGTCTCTTGTGATCATCTCATCCCCTCCGTCTTGTCTCCTTAAATGACTGCTGGAGAAATAAAATTATAGCCCCTTTTATCAAAATGTCATGGTTTTAGAAGAAGTGTATATAGAGTTGTGTTTTTTGATGGAGAAGCGAAGCACACTTGAACGAAGCATTCGTCTCATGTCATCTCCACTCAGGGACCCCAATGTTGCccacattttgattatttggctATGGTGGCCAACCATGATTTAAGGCTGCAGAGAATCCCTCCAATGACGTATAGAATAACGTCACAGAAGCTGAACAAACGTGCAGCCTTTAATCTAGAGAAGCAGCCACTGGTCAGATCACACAGATTTTCTCTTTAGATACTCAAGACCAGCTCTAGTGCCTTAGAAGTTCTACAGTAGAGGCTTTCTGATCtggttgctttttgtttttattcggATGATCCAACACCCATACCAAATTTAGATTAAATTAGATACAAAACCATTACACCAAACTCTGAAATGTgcttcagctgctgctgttggtTCATTTTGCCTTATCGACTGTTGAAAATGTTCCTCTATCTGAATAAAAACCAAAGCTGCAGTTTGTGGTATTGATTACCGTTTCTTTCACATTCAAAGAATACAGATCATTCTTTTCAGTGACATATCAcattctgtacttttttttttttttttttctcacagcaACTTTTCCAACTACAGAAATCGCTTCAGCATGCCTGGCAATACTGAGAGCTTGTGGTACAGGTAAGGGAGCCCTTTGCAGGTATTTAACAGGTCAAGGAATGTCATGGCTACTGGGACACATAAGCAATTAGGAATGATTTCCTTTAATTGAGTTGAAACTTTTCTAAAACCATCACAGACTTATTCATCTTGTATTTCAATAAGTATTATTGAACCTTTTGAGTCAGCGGGGGATCTCAAGTTTCCCATCACAGGAAGAGTTTTACTGCACAAAGCGGCTACACATTTGATTGAGTGACTCATGGCAAGGCACAGGCCTCTTTCTCAAAGACGGTAAGATAATACATTGCTAGACCACAGGCCAGCTGCCCACTCTCTGGGCTCGGATACGGACAAGCCAGCTGTCTGTCACAGTTCTGGTAGCAGAGAGGTTATTCCTTATAATCTAGCAGTCCTGTACAGCATACCTACTTTACCATTATCGCAGCAGAAGGAACATACAAGCCCTCACAGTACAGTGCAGCTTTTTGCACTTATCCACGAGATGCCATTGACACGGCGTCGTCTGGATTTGGAAGTGTTTTTCacactttgtgcattttaaagTAAAGCCTGTTCTAACTTATCGGATGACTTTAGGGATGCTTACTCGACTGGGTCAAGGCTGTGGATCATTTTAATGATGTGTGTCTGCAGCTGGAACCTGGGGTCAGCACACATCATTTCCCTCTCTACCGAGGTTTACTTCTATCTCAAGTTTGGACTGGAGCTCCTCTTCAGGCAGTACGAATGGCTAAAGAAGGACCTTGAGGTCAACAAGCACAACACTTACATCAAATAATGATGTCTCAGCCCTAGCTCCTTTTGTTTTGAACATTCAAATAATCTTATAGCCAATTCAATTCTCCATGTAATCTAGATTTCTTAGATTCCATAGTGTTATCTTTCTATAGGAAGCCAACAGGCCTGAGAACAGAGCTCAGCGTCCATGGATCATCACAATGGGTCATAGACCAATGTATTGCTCTGATGATGACCAAGATGACTGCACCAGGTTTGATTCATATGTACGTAAGAGTTCTATCCACCAAATATAAAGAATTCCTCCCTAATTTGGTAACGGGTAAATGTTGCtagttatatttttttttctctgtaacATTTAACCTATCTGACGATGTAtgtgtgatgttattttattttgtttgcctTTTTGGGCCATTTGTTCATCGTGGTATAAAGAACTCCATTTATTTTagtaatgttttcttttattggaAGTAATTAATCTTTGGGTTAGTTTTAGCTGGGTCGCCAAACACCTCGTTTGCTTCCTGTAGCGCACGTTGCATTCCTGACAAACTTAAACACTTAAATAAAAGGTGTTCTATCATAATTATGGTGAATTGAACTAACTATTTTCCACTGGGGCTTGTTCCTCTCAGTAGCACTTGGCACTAAACATTGTGAGACTGGCGGGCATAGGCACCAGTTTAACTAGATAGAGTTTCATGCAGCAGGTGGTGTTTCAGAATTAAGGAaagttaatattgttttttcccctttctGTTATATCCCAGGTCCGACTGGGGCGGACTGACACCAAACCACCAGCTCCTGGTTTAGAGGATCTTTTCTACCGCTATGGTATTTTTTCCTATTTCACAACCACCTGTGTGCTGCTAATGGATGTTTCAGATTTTAAATGTGCACATTCAGGCAGACTAATGTCTTTCCAGCTGCAGAATATAGAGATATGCAAACATTCTTTATTTTAGAAGAGAAGTTTTTGGTTTGTTGTGGTCTGACATGTCTTTTTGCCTCTCCTGGTTTGTCCATTAAGTGTTTTAAAGCACTTCAGGTTAAGTAATTAGAGAACAAAGTGTTTTGAAAAGCACAGGCCCAGAGGGTTACATGAGCACAaacattttataattatttgaaACATGGAAGTCCTTAGTGAAGCCTCAACCTTTGTCCCACACTTGTCAAACTCtcaagaagaagaataaaaacactaaatagcAGGATTTAAAAAGATTATGCTGTTTTGTAAACCTGGGGGCATGGCTGTTTAAATGATGGTCTAGCACATATGTTTCAAACTCAGGGgctgggggccaaatctagcGATTTAGGGCATCCATTTTGGCCCGTGCTAGCAAGCAAAAACGTTAGAGAAgccataaatcattgtgtaaattaccaactaattcaattGTTGATATCTCAGATAGATGTCTCCAAATATAATGtgtacacaaattcaatgaaactccataaTATTCGTAGCGCTCACCTTTCcccctgcagggactgatatctgtcacctattgctttgatattataaGTGTTGTAGATGTTTTATAATTCACtcatacgtggaagtgcaaactagagcacaataataattaaattactaattttcccgcctaaaatctgcttCCCACTTAACATAAAcagctccgtatttggcccctgaacgaaaatgagtttgacacttctgGTCTAACATGTAGTTCATCAAGAAAGATGAAATGCTGCTGGAAATTTGgacatttaacacatttaaaatggaTTCCTTACTGCGTGCCTTCACAAAGCTATAACTTTGGCAGAAACTCTTAATTGGCGATGAACTGTCACGATGCTGATGCTGTGTGAGTTAGAAGCCTGGGATGCACTCTCTGCTACTTCCACACACACCTGCAATACATCTGGAAGGTgatggtttatttgttttgattgaaGTAGAACTGGTTTCTGATTGGTTCAGCCGAGGACAACCTCATGCATTATTAAGACCGTTGGATTAGACTTTGCACGGAAGAGAACAGATTAATTGCGTTGCAGGTCTTTCACAATCAAGTCTGGCTTCTGGCAAGTCTGGCAATTCTGGATACAGCAACACTTTGAATAAATAAGGATTTGTTTGCATAGTTTGGTCCCTGGATTTGGACTTGACTGCCATCTGTAGAAGTTCCAATTTCCCATTTCAAAATACTTCAAATctcatttcagaattttttttttgcgtctTTTTTTGTATCAGTTTCCCGTCTTTCATTTGTATCTGTTTTATTGGCGTTTccagattttatttattgcgTGTAAACATCTGGAAATCGCACAAAACATACTTGTTACGCATGTTTAGTTGAGTTAAcgttatattgttattaatgtcATTTTGGCAATGAGATTTGACATCTGTCTGTTTGCTGCAACACTAAATAAACCATTTACGGTAgaaaattgtgtgtaaatgcaTGGTACAGGTATTGTTTCAAAATATGTCAGTGAGAGTGTAGTCGGTGTCATATTCAGTAGCCATTTCAGCAATATTGCAACATATGATGTCATATTATACGCGACAATTAAAATTTCCGTCTTTTTGCCGGAAATATTCCTGTTTATGGTGAAAAAATTGCATCTAAATGCGTGACATTGCATGTGAGAGATACAAACTTTCATATTGAAAATTCTGCtttgattttattaaaaaaaatcaaataaattgtaataaacaataataattgcaaaaaaaaacatgtgaatttgttttttgttttttttctcgtcCTTTTTATGCAATCACGGAAATTTCGACCTCTACATCTGTCATCAAAGTAGGGCAGcagattttacaaaatgttgcTTATTGACATCAAATGTGTTTTACAGGAGTGGATGTTGAACTGTGGGCACATGAACATACGTATGAGAGACTGTGGCCGGTCTATGGTGACAAAGttagtttttatcattattgCATCATTTTCGTCTCCAGTAAACGTGAACTGATGAAGCTTTTCTGTTTGTAGGTGTACAACGGGAGCTTCGAGCAGCCCTATGTGAACCCTAAGGCACCTGTACACATTATTACAGGCTCGGCTGTAAGTAATTTCACATCACTTTGTAACTGATAATTTTCCACACATCAATGCAATGATCTACTAGACGCTGGTATATATTGTACACAGTTCTGTCTGCGCAGCAGCTGGTCGGCCACATAACTTCAGTACCAGCTGTTGCTCCTGGGTAAGTGTTTTCTGATGTGGCAGCGAGCGTGGCAGGACGTGCTTTGTCTCAGAAATGATTACTCATCAACATATCAGAATACAGAACACTCACAGCGAGGCACAGTCACACCTAATGGTTTTAAACTTTGACACAGAGATCAGCTCAAGCCGACACCTTTTGTTAAATCACCTCGGACTTGTCCTCAGGGCTGCAGGGAGAGGACAGACAGATTCAATCCAAACCCCAAAGGGTGGAGCGCGTTCCGCAGCACTGATTATGGCTACAGCCGCATGCAAGTGTTCAATGCCACCCACCTTTACTTGGAGCAGGTCTCTGATGATCAGGTGAGCACATGTGGAAGAACGAGCGCATAAACACAGCTCAGTAAGAACCAAAacagcacattttaaaaactcacATTCTgactgttttctgtgttttccaggATGGGAAGGTTATTGACAGCATTTGGGTGGTGAAAGAAAAACATGGCGTCTCTGCTTGGCTGTGACCAACTAAAAATAACTCCTCGCAAGATGCACTTTGAGCTTCGAACAAGCACATAATGCTGCTATTTTACACTGATGATTTAAAGATTGATGTGATCCAGGGGTTTTTATTGATCAAAACGAATTTCTTTgatatattttagatttttttttttacttttaaaaccaACGTGTAATTGTGTGCAATAGAtgtgtgtttctcaaatgggggtactaggggtatggcactacagggggtacttgagatagtgaaaatgaataaatgaaagcattgaaaatatggggtttgctaatgtttattttcagttaaaaacgATAATCCTAATAAtggtgatggaaatgatcttgattagaacataaacagaaaatacaatCTTGGtctcacaccaggtgggagatgacaggaaataatgaaaactatagaattctattcaggaggcactaaataccatttaattctacttatttacaaaattcagttctttaaagtgtgtgttatcactcattcatttcatcgTTATGCTCTTCAGTATAGTGGTTTTTTCATAGCATTCTGAGCAAATGTTGTCGGACAAATgggatacttggattcagaaatacaAGAACGGGGAACTTGagacaaaaaagtttgagaaccactgcaatagATTATCAGATATTGTAAATAATTCTAAGATCATTGTAGTGTTTTATAATCAATGGGAATACATtgttttgcaataaaatacagacATCCTTAGCGTTTGTtctccatcatttgtgacaGATGCagttttttgtcccttttcctGCTGCTTAAATAATCAATCAGAAATGACACTGATGAATGTGACCATGATGCAACAGTCACTGAAGTCATCCCTCCAAAGGATATATTTCATTCCATAAACCTGCGAATACACTTAGTATGGCTCAGAGTCCAGCATCTATCACTATATCAGGCAGATTCTCTCCCAGTCAAAGCCTATGAAAGATATCTAAACCAGgcattgttgtcattatgtgtggccatcagcatttaaagctaaaaaACACGTGGAGGTTAACGTACGTCGACACAAAGTCACTCTTACATAACCTGAAGATGCTTGCGGTCTGTGGGATGCGCACAGAGTGAAACACTGAGCATTCTGGCATCATGACGAGCTCAACTCTGgttaaatgatcatttttaacatGCTGCATACTAATGGCTGATGAATCTTGGAGGTAGGACAATGTTTGGAGTTCATCCGTTTTTAGGGCCAGAGCGCAATTATCTGCATTGTTGTGCTGACTCAGCCATCTGCATGCATGAAGGATTCAGTGGTATACAACTCTGCATACTTCAGGTAGCACAATGTGGCTAACCTGCACCAAGCCAACTATGGAAGAATGCTAGAGATGAGCGCATTCCAAAagatcactttttaaacaaatcaaagtttaacctgatatttatttacttcTTACTTCTTAGAGAAAAGAGGGAACATTGAGAAGACAAGTCAGCTGACTGACAGGTTGATGTTGTTCCCACAAGTAAGAAGGGTCCCTGTGCAATAACAAGTAAGAATCTAAGATAGAGAATATGTTCTAGatcacaagtgtcaaacttatggcctgtgggccaaatttggcctgcCAGAGCATCTTGTCTGGACCGCAGAAAGATTttgttcaaagtaaaagtagttGTTGTAGATCCAAATTCCCAAATCCAATAAAACTCAACCACATAACGACGGTACTTGCAGTATTACATCATTTGCAGTAATATGGAATCAGGATTTTGGGATCACTTTACTTGATGTTTTATTCATAAAGGCTGAcgttatgctgtcattatgatGTGACAGTGTCGTTCATTACACTAACCCCTAATCctaactttaaccctaaccctccctaaccccactagatccctccacctaacccaaaaaatgccaacagagctccaaaggtgtcatcatttagtgaATAACTTAATGACAATTTTCATGACACctttttcatgctaatgacagataatgacaatgTAATGTCAGCCTAATGTATAAACGTGGAAAATTCTTGCAAATTATCCCACACAATTCTGGCAAATGACATTGTAAATTTTGAGAAGATTAACGCTAGTTGCAAATTCAAGGAATTTTGACCAATTGCTTAACCCTCATGATATTGTAAGTGACttacaatatttagatttttttgttctgGCCTACTTGAGTTCAGACTGGGTCATTTGTGGCCTTTGACTCCCTTTGCTCTGTTTACAGTTGTTAAGGACCACAATTAAAGCCTAGTATAATTTGGGTTTTTTAGTCCGTCATTTATGTACAGTGTATCAAAGCAAATATGGAAGGATGGATTCCTGCCTTGAGCTTGTCCTGTACATGTTAAAGCCACACGgtggactttgtgacctaaagagttgacccatatgagttattttaaatgattcctcaggccaatatacagcgtttgacagtatcaatgctctgagcAGGGCTTTCCTTTTGAAATACCAACTCCGTAAGTTTGGAAAGACAAACCATCTTtgaccaggtcatgtgacctggagaatgcctggagaacgtttcactttacagcagtcacgtgaccacaagCTCGGCTATATATAGTTCCCATGTGACATCACAACATACGGGCTTTTCCATTGTTATGGGCAGCTGAAACAAGTTTAGCCAccgtttacagccaaaagagcacaatatggtagttttgtgttgggttagTGGTGCACTATTCGCcgtgatagttcagttaaacgtggattctttagtaagggaagtcggcaagtcagatccgtaacttcgggataaggattggctctcagggctgggtcggtcgggctaGAGTGCGAAacggggctgggctcgcgccgcgGCTGGAGCAGCAGCCGCCACCGCCCTCTGGCACTCCCCCctctactccctggcctcgctgCCGTCATCGGGCCCCTTTGCCTGGGATGGAGAGGAGGGTggcggcggctgctcctccatccagaagttacaggtcaactacagCTAGAGTTttatttgcttaaaaaaaaaaaaaaaatgtctacaaGAAGCAGAGAAAACAGATGAAAGAACAAAATGtgtgggttttgtttttttttcaaaatctaaaAGCAATGGGGTTGTGGTGTGTTGTAGTGAGGGCCCTTGACgctaaagaaaatatttgtgtTGCTAAATGTCAGTGATGAGCAGCAATGTAAGAGGGTCAAGTAGCTATGTGCTACTTTTGGGTGGAATTTGCCCTGTAACTTTTAGGAATTTGTTGCCGGTTGATTTGCTTTTATAAGTACTTGTAAGTATCAGTCATTTtacatgtacttaagtacattttaaaataagtaaagccATTCTTTACTTTTTTATACCCAACCATTATTGAgtaaatttctgttttttgtgattttttttatttcagtttcatGGTCAGCAGATCATGAAGGCACATTGAGCGTAATCCAGATGTTCTttgtcgtgccatttctgatccaTGCCCAGCCACTTTGTGTGGTTCatgttggggtttctacctattatgttgttacccacatggcacatttggcatgacactgttttagagttcataaaagttttttttaattacgaAATAAATTTATTCAGGTAACTGTACGTCAACTTGAGTGTGATATATcactactctttacacctctgcccaAATCCCAACAGCTTAATGACAGTGGGCTAATGTCCAATGACACATCAATAGCAATTCATCCTTTTCTTGGCTTATGGGTGTGTAAATCTTTAAACACACTCTCTTGAGACCACATACAAGTTGGGTTAGCTCATGTCTCTTTCACTCCACCAAACAACCATGAAGCCTTTTTAAAAGTCCCTTTCTGAAGTTTCTTCAGCTAAACTCTGCGGCTTACCAGTGATATTTATCTATTCAAGCGTCTCTAGTAGCTTTTAAACTCCTGCAGGAGACACATGAAGGTCTTCTGTGGCGTGGTTCTCTTCTGGGTATTCAAGGAGCAGCTCTTGATCACGGGGCTAAGCCAAGGAAACATGTGTAATGAAAGCACAATCCCACAGATGCTGGAACTGGAGTGTTTCTTATATCCAGAAGCTCAATGTATGCTGTAATGACTGCCTCAAACCACCACAGAAATAAACAGCAGAGCGCTGCACGTTTTTCAGCGCTGTAGTTCCACCACAGCGACTTACAGAGTGACCTTAGACAGCATGGACAGGAGCCCAGCATGTGAACAAAGCAGTTTGGCACAGTCCGTCCGCGTAGAACATGATACGGCCACGCTGAAGCTGGTAATATACTTGTGTGTGAAAAGACGGAAATTCTACTAAAATGAGGTAAAATAAATACTCAGCTTTGAGCTTCTGTTTTTGGAAATATTGAGGCAGGTTGCATTGAAGGCCAATAAATGTGGatatgcattatgtttaattttgagAGTTAAATGACATGTGACAAGTGTTAAAAGCCTTTTTACATGCAGCACAATTCACACATTTGCTGTCAAAAAGCTGACCTTTTCAATAGTCAatagatattacattttataaacacaaatatatagcCTGTAATTGTAAGTATGGCTGCTTTGCAATGATGTAGGTGGAAGGAATCTATAGAATCCTGCCACAGAGGCTGTTATTGACCTCAATGTTTTTCTTCCTATTTTCTCATTTGGAAGCTGTCAGTGTTTCCCACTGAGCAGAAAAATGTAAGGCTACATGGGTCATGTTGTTCTGCACACACATCAGGGTGTTCTCGGAGATATGTCAGGTAAAgcagaggctcctctgtccacAGAGTGCCTCAGCAATGCAGGAGTTATGAACGCACAGATTGTATGAAAGAAGCTGTCAGcgtttttaaaatccacttcGGGCAGCTTGCGTTGCAGAGAAAGACATGTTGCATTCCACAAAGTACATGCAGTTATGTATTATGCGCTGTGCTATGCAgtctttttttgctttctgcctCATTATCAAACCTATGCATAATGATTACTAATGATTGACTTACATGTTTCTCCTTGTCAGGCAAAGTACAAGAGCTGTTTACCCATAGCTGTGACACTGAGCAAACACTATCTCAATAACTATGAGATAAATCGAACTGTGAGATAATCTGCAAAGGAGGTCATATTTCCCCCAacgttggtttgtttttattttagcagAATTACATAGAAAgcacaaaacaatacataacataatataaagattcaatttaaatttggaggggatccggataAATCTACTAATTTTGGTTcactttaaaaatcaaaaattcccTATCTTCCTATCTTGGTTTGTGATTGACCAATCTGATccagattgcgcatttcattacGATTTATCCTAAAAATGGGGGTGTCCATTTCCTACAAGCccttaaagtgtaaatgatcatggACCATAATCAGGATTGCCAATCCAGATACCGTCAATCTCTGGCAAAGAGCATATTTGGCGTATTGGCAGACGTTTGCGTGTGATCTGCTGTTTTAAACATTAACATTGGTTAATAAACAGACACCACATAATCATTTCTAGCTGTTGAGTAGACATTTAAACTATCATTTATTTAAGGTTTGGAAAATGACTGTCCAAGTGCCTGTTTTACTGTTTAATGATGGTCGTCTCCCAACTCTCCTCGGGACTTTACTGCTTTCCTCAAAGTCAGCTTTTATCATTAACAATATAACATAACTGTTTATGACTGCACCTGGACCTGCACACAGTGTGGCTTTACACTCAGACATCAgtcaaatttaaattaaaaactgaCTGGATTCAAAGGCCAACGGTGCACAGGTGCCAATCCCTTTCCCCTTCTGCTCGTTGTGCAAAGTTACTCTAAAAAGTTTTAGAGTGTTTGAAGGTTTTCTACTTTGCTGTCTGTTAGGAATTTATGCAATAAGATGCATATCTGCATATGTGCATGCATGCACTCTGTGAAGGGGTTATTTCAGGGGTTAATTCTGGGCTTCTGACTGCATGAATGTGAAAAGAAAAATCCTTTTCTTCATTTAACATTCTAAAGCATCTGCCTCTTTGTTAGCACAATAACGCTAAGCCTTGACATTGACAGACTTATTGAGAGGTTCAGATGTCAGGTGCAGGAAAAGGTAACTGAAGAACTCCTTTAAAGCTCTGGTTT carries:
- the acp7 gene encoding acid phosphatase type 7 isoform X2, with product MRCAGAVWAFLGLAPLLVMSVPPIWTQPEQVHLSYTGVPGSMVVTWTTFNKTESVVEYGFVGGRPFEMSSKGDATLFVDSGKEKRRMFIHRVTLRGLKPTAAYVYHCGSDGGWSDVFYFTALNDSSSFSPRFALYGDLGNENPQSLARLQKETQQGMYDVILHIGDFAYDMDEDNARIGDEFMRQIQSIAAYVPYMTCPGNHENAYNFSNYRNRFSMPGNTESLWYSWNLGSAHIISLSTEVYFYLKFGLELLFRQYEWLKKDLEEANRPENRAQRPWIITMGHRPMYCSDDDQDDCTRFDSYVRLGRTDTKPPAPGLEDLFYRYGVDVELWAHEHTYERLWPVYGDKVYNGSFEQPYVNPKAPVHIITGSAGCRERTDRFNPNPKGWSAFRSTDYGYSRMQVFNATHLYLEQVSDDQDGKVIDSIWVVKEKHGVSAWL
- the acp7 gene encoding acid phosphatase type 7 isoform X1; protein product: MRCAGAVWAFLGLAPLLVMSVPPIWTQPEQVHLSYTGVPGSMVVTWTTFNKTESVVEYGFVGGRPFEMSSKGDATLFVDSGKEKRRMFIHRVTLRGLKPTAAYVYHCGSDGGWSDVFYFTALNDSSSFSPRFALYGDLGNENPQSLARLQKETQQGMYDVILHIGDFAYDMDEDNARIGDEFMRQIQSIAAYVPYMTCPGNHENAYNFSNYRNRFSMPGNTESLWYRDAYSTGSRLWIILMMCVCSWNLGSAHIISLSTEVYFYLKFGLELLFRQYEWLKKDLEEANRPENRAQRPWIITMGHRPMYCSDDDQDDCTRFDSYVRLGRTDTKPPAPGLEDLFYRYGVDVELWAHEHTYERLWPVYGDKVYNGSFEQPYVNPKAPVHIITGSAGCRERTDRFNPNPKGWSAFRSTDYGYSRMQVFNATHLYLEQVSDDQDGKVIDSIWVVKEKHGVSAWL